TTTTAACGGACCCATATTAAGCTTCATTATCGTGTTTTTAACATAAAGTCTACTTTCAAAATCAACAGACTAGAATGATCACCATTCACTGATCTTAGTTACTATACACTAAAGTGGTCGATAATCCGAGGCTCGATAAAGTAACCAAGTTGCTTTAGAGCTGACAATAGAACAAGTGTTTTTCCTTCCGTCAATAATGCAGGACTTTTTAATACAACTCATTATCTAACGGTAGGAAATATCAGTGAGTTGGATCTCATCGAGTTTAATTTGGAGACAATGCATGGTAACTGTGCGGTCCGTTGGAACTAAAATCATCACTGCTTCATCTTCGTTAgtcgaaaagactgaaaactCAACTGAAGGAGTTGCAGACGTTATTGCATAGGCAGCATTATATTTTTGCAAGTTGGTTCAGTTAGTTTAGTTCCCAGTGAGTGTTGAGCCATGGTTAAAACATTTCCCAGCAAACGTTACTTCGGTGATCTCATCCAATCCAATGAGGTCATCTGGTCGACCGGGAAGATAACATTCGTTTCGATTCATTGAATTTAATTCCTAGTACTTTTTTGTGGAGCCTGCAAGTGCCATTTCAGAACATCAGTTATGCTCAGACTgcattgaaattttctttaacttttgCATTTGATCTGTCCCGATTTCTTCGCTCAAAGTTTGTCTGACATCAGGCAAAAGTCCTTCTAGTGTAGACAGAGTTGATCCAGTGCAATAAATCTTACAGCTCGTTTAGAGGGAAACCCGGAGCAGGCTGTCGTTGGGATCTACATTGCAAAATAGAAAGCAGAGCTCTTCTGAACTCTGGGATTCTAACGGTATAAAGAAGTGGATTGACAGGAGAGTTGGCAAAAAGCATAAAGTACGAAGAAAGTTCTAaatgaaaaggtattgaagtaTATATTTCAAGAAAGAAACATAACTGGACAATAAAGAGTGGCAGCGTTagcagtaaagatacaactgtcacaatgaaaagggtcttggtcaattttcttcCTCTATTGGTTGCACTACGGTGGTGAGGCTGAGTTCCATagacaatttttaaagcaatagacgaataagaaacaatgataattaaaaGGCTGGACAAGGCAGTTGAATAGAATATGATAGAAAAGATGCGACGTCGTTTAGAAAATGTAGATGTAAAGGCAGATTGTGGGACAAGGCCAGTTGAAATTGCTCCAGCTGCAATCCAAACAATAGCAGCAACGGCTAcgaagattttctttttgacaaAACGATGCTTGAACGGACGAAATGTAGCGTTCGTTCGTTCCACAGAAATCGCTTCCAGGTTAAGTAATGATGCTATGGGCGAGACACTCGCTAAGACCCGGATACGAAGAATTAACTCGTCACTAAGCGGCGGATTGATCGTCCAAAGTTCAAACTCGTATGCCCAAATTGGAAAATGAATGAAGATGCTGGCCCCAGTAAACATATCAGCAAAAGCTAGGTTGATCATCAAgtacatgctgcgcttgcgaagactgcgctctttcaggtaaacaatgattgtaagggcattcaacGTCACTGTAGCAACAGCCTCAATGCCAAACACCGTCAGCCAGGCAATGCACACGTAAGAACACGTACGCGTCGAGTTagatgaagtttcgatttgctgctgagagtgattagccatctgcaaaaagaaagaaaatggcgaCTTAGTGGTTATGATAGATTAAATGAAACTTACCACCGCTGTATTGCATTAACAAATAAGTCATCAATGTTCGTTTAAATATCCACAGAAAAAACCTGCATATGGTTTAAATGCTTAAGAATGAGATTGAAAGCCATTTAATAAATGCTGGTAATGCTGAACGAAGTCTACTTATCTTAACCTCTCGtattttttggtcattttttttttcgagtcaTCAAAGACACGAAATATTTACATGTTGCAAAACAACTCTTCTACAATATAACAAACGTGATATGATACAGGAACACCATGCATAGTTTTACTTCTACAACAGAATTGAGGGGTTCTTTTAACAGCAATCATAGAACACTAATTACACGGACAATTTGGTCTGAAGGATTGGAAGCTAGTCCAAAGGCCTCGAACATATAGCGTACTACTTCGCATTTCCAGGCATAGCATATATGACTGGTGATCCAATGGTTTCGatattttcctttcttcaaaACTAATGACAGGTTCTACGTACTAATAAATATTGTCAAGAATCTTTCTCGGCGTCAAACAACAAAATGAGCTTTTCTACTTGTTGCACCAAATCtataaaaatcaataattaaacgtTGGCCGAGTGTTTAAAAACGGGACAACTGCGAGGCAATgctttctttgaatctcttattTTTCAAGCAGTCAATAATTTcggtttaatttcatttttttgtttataacgAAGCGTACAATGGCAAATTACCAATGAAAAACCATCTGAAGTAACTAACTCACGACCATTGACATGATTTCTCATCGCCTGACAATAGAAAGCTGTAGCAATGACGTGGACGGCAAAGACAATGAAAACGTCACTaagaaataaacatttgccctacttgtgattttttttgcgattatcccacaATGAGTACCCTAAAACTAGACTGTTATGCACACCGCTCAATTATATGCAAAGAATTAAAAGTTTACAGTTGACAGGTATGTTCAAGTTCTCATCATAACATCAAATATGGTAATtgccagtttttgttttgcagaggactgcacgtgcaacacgcttTCTTCTCCTTTACTCCAGCTATCAAATTCTTAAcaccttaactgccgaatgagtgctcagggcacttatagattttactctgtctaacgccagacgattttactcgtcaatggggaaccccttggacgagAAAGGGTTAATGCgttaattttgattggtcagtccCTCGTATCATGTTAAATAGAGAGATCCGTTTTATGACTTCATGATGTAATTTCCTGCTCGATTTGCTTACTGAGAAGTACAAAAATGTATGACAAACTTtacaatttttgcttttatcgCACCTGTTCTCCGCTCAGCTGATATTTTCTGACAACTCCGACCAAACAATTTAAGGATATATGAATCTGTCAGCAAACTTTCCTTAACTCAACGTTGAAAACCAGCTTATCACGTGACAACAAAATCAATCTGGAAACTTTGGGATATTGTCTAAATGTTAGGATATTTGAAATTACGTCTGTCTTTATTCATGCTAATGTGGATGTAGCTCAATTGTCTGAACAAAGTATGGTCGAAGTTGACATTATCATGCTGCTAAAGGCAACAATCACCTCTTAATTATAACCCCTCCTAGTTTAGGCAACATATTCTTTGATATCCTTAACGCGATAACACGGCCATTTTGATGCCAAAACAATGCGAAATGTAGCTCAAGTTTTGAATAAAAACCTAGTCatattcccaaaagactttttttgccattattctTCCATCAACAGCATGGTCAAGGTGACGTCAGGTGCAACGCATCCCAGATTGTGAACCCAATAGTTTCATCTATGATTTTTTCAACTAATAACATCCCCCAGATACTGGGTGATGACACCGGTCAAATGGattcaaattaaaaagaatttaaagagaaaaaaaaaaaggaacaaaattcagtcaattatttgcataaattataatctaaaaagaaaaaaaaaacacaaaacaaaaacacacaaacAATAATACTAAATAAATCTAACCTTGGGCgattttgttttgtgtgtgtgtgttccgCTCAGGTCTTATTTTCCGAAATAAAGTCTTGCAAAGTGTATTTTTCCCAAAATttcaagcaaagaaaaacatttttcaactgaaacaagaaaagcttCTCCTAGCAAGAATGTTTAATGTAAATAATCTTTCACGAACTCGTTTTGTCCTATTTTTGTCCAAAGTAACACAAGGAGAGCCACCTTGAATTATCATGCTTTTAATTAACAGAATTCAGATTCAAAACCAACGAAAGATTGACCAAACGGGGAAAACTATTTGCAAACGTTCAAATTAATTTCTCAGCCGAAGGACTAAGTACTTGACGAATTTTTGGTATTAGCATTTTACCAGTTCCTTAATGGCATTCTGTAAAAACAAGCCTGGATCGTAGAATAGGCAATGAAAGAAGGTCTCAAGAATGTGACTCACTAAAACAGCTTAGGAGTGAAGgtccgtaagaatcaaacaaccttcgaaatcggtggcaaaccttgaaaaatcgatttcgctcatactttcaggtttggaagagtaatgtgtcccacgaagcaggataaagttagtttgggtttttaccgatttattttggagaaaaatgcaaattaccgaacacagacgaaaatgccgcccgggcaagcgatttgtttcttcattttgacggtcttttcaggtcaactaaagcatccctcataaaatattcctcctaatcctaactgagcaatctcttaatcatcatttggccaagtttgagtgcatttaagccattctatagttttcaaataattttattcttggcgcctatattttgtgtcaataaaagtgagtcctacgaaatatgttacagagaatgtgctctacctttaaaccctttgaaacttcgttcatggaatgttgaaataatggtctttcgtctgatagaaagaaatctctgggcaattacttttgcgtgacgcttcaagcgcttaaaatgtggttaaatgaccttctctgacctttcgggtcataacactgcaggacaatatccgtctttcctttgatagaaaaatcgatgagagcgctctaaataaagtgcagaatgtaaaagagtaccattttgatccatacctgtttttcatgcgagaagtggaaggtttgaggatgtttcgaactgtgcaattatgtaaacggaaactgcagaatattaaacatggcgaacatttgtcaacacaacaaccacaggacatccaatTTAGGTTTTCACCGAaatgatgtcatcaataaatatgttagtaaggaaaaggtaagtcgacaaatatgtgctccatgaagaaaattatatttttctttggtgGAAACATTAAGAATATGAGGGCTCTCAATCGCTGATGCTGCGTGAGAGAGAGAGTCGCCATGTTTGAAGttactaataaaataatcgcCAAAACAGTATTAATACACAAGGGACAAAACTAGGTTGAACAAAAGAGTCGAACAGTCGTTGctcattgacaagtaaaattaacagactccgttgagtcattcctttgaatacggtttattACACATCGACATCGACATCGAAGCACCACAAAGGAATGGCGTAACTAACTGGTACGCATAGAAGCGAAGCAAATTCCGCAGGACATCCATAAATAAGACACACGACGATGCTGCACGCAGAACATCTGCTCTGACCAACAGAAGagctaatacttcaaaattcaatgctaaatttccattttacggcgtttcttagaaatgtttcaaccttgtttcttttttggggggcagaatactagttatattaggaagctgcaaatcatctcgagggcggaaggggcacctcctgcaccctctccctagatccacccctgcttttgtaaaccaagtaaagcacttattaggagacgacgcatatttagattgttaacactTCTCACAGTCCTCAGCAAAAAGGAGACTCCAAGGATTGTTGATAGTGTTGAAACAGaatcatgttaaaaatgttattcacagtgtgaatgaggagcaaactacactggctttccgtcaagacctagcgtttatttttggacagcaccaggagcctatgagttggagcatgcaactccactacattcctgtcacggcgttttcatagcccgatttatttttacaacgaatctactttgaatgagactcccgtgggagtaccataaccaatcacaagacactagttGACGTCACTGGCCCGGAACTGCCTtcctttcacaaaagaaaaggtgtactaaaaatagatcagtctgtaaaaatgccgttacataggcttcgtatgggagttgcaagctcctactcatcggctcctgacagcacctattggagtaactacggtatcaattgtttcattttatcaccaacattttacattttatcgatcTTGTCGAAGCACTTACTATTGAACACTCTATTTTGTTAACTATACTGGAGcaacgttttggtatttctggaaaggcctggaaatggctcgcttcgtacctagaagattgaacccaatttgtcagtgtaaatacatagccagaaattccgaaccgttaccccttgcgaagcgtgacgaaacactgccatgtgctctgttcttatttataggaaaatgtatggaaatgatcgtttaatcaatcgctgaagagattaaggcggctgaatttcacaggtcccatccaaagttctttccttgtggcaatacctttaattcggaagtggtttcgttactgaacgtactataattcttgcggtttttgcttttgaacaatcgcacaataaactactaggatccgccatacttaccttttaatttcatgtaaaccattgactctctttgaaagtttcttcagcatgctaatgaatgaaatcatgcatccccatgtggaacttcaagaccacatgtagtgcttaGTTCAAtttccataatatttggctctcttcgagttggatatcttgcggtttttccatttaaagatgcttgaatttgccgaaaatatctcatctttgcctgtacggtttacataattgctcacaccaaacattcaaaaaacgcgagctgttttcttcgctgcaagtgtactttacttaactaaatttaactgccattttgaatatgctttaagctatcctccaggcttttttttagcgaatttttgaacgaaatagagcctgggatgtggattctcttgggggttttcatactgcgtgacatatcagtcaccgatcgtaaatgattctcgatctgatttacggctactcaaaaccgctcgaaaaagcttcttattatacgaaatcgaaagggagaaaagaagagagtatcggtagagtttttaaaaagcttattttagtgaaatcatcctatacatgaaataattatttcgaaataacctttatgttctcggttcaaagtttgcttgtcggcaacggcactagcgtgacttgttgacgaaaaagccgtgagccaatcacagcattgaacgtagcgacgtatgtaacgccgcttatggttcggaatttctggctatgattTCAATTCTACAACCTCTCCTGGTGTTCCGCAAGGGTTTGTTTTGGGCCccctgctattttccttatatgtTGCTCCTTTGAAGGGtattttcaaagcacatgccATTGTTATGACCTATGCCGATGACACACAGTTATATCTCGTGGTAAAGCCAGATGACCGCACTATCCATAGGCTTGAGAAATGCGTGCAAGACATCAAAACTTggtctattaaaaataaactagtgctcAACGATTGCAAAACAGAGATCATACATATTTACTCGAACTTCACTAAAAATTGTCCTACTTGCACTGATATCAACATTGGGAGTGTTACTATCACCCCCAAGACTAAGGTTCGTGATCTGGGCGttataataggccatttccgaattacctttggcctctttttcaaagcgagtcctggtgctcatcctttcatatgaaaattggttttcattcacatgcaaatgaaaactaattttcatatgaaaggatgagcaccaggactcgctttgaaaaagaggcgaacggtaattcggaaatggcctattgataaacatctgtccttcacgtcccaaataaacaatgtctgtaAATCTGCGTTTTATGCTCTAAATAATATACGCAAGATCCGCAAGTATCTGGACGGTCACTCCACTGAACGATTGATCCACGCCTTCATATCTTCACGTATTGATAACTGTAACAGCCTGTTTTGTGGTTTGCCTGTTGCCGAGATCGAAAAACTACAACGTGTACAGAATGCAGCTGTAAGGCTGCTGACTGGATCAAAGCGAACAGAACATATTACGCCCACACTACGAAATCTACGCTGGTTAcccgttgaacaaagaataaagtttaggaccgctcttcttgtctacaaagcactaaatggaatgtctcccagctacataaaagaacttgttgtcccatatactcctgcccgtagactgcgatcatgcgataaaagccttcttaagatcccaaaatcaagaacatccagttttTGTGATCGAATCTTCGGTGCTGCAGCCCCAAGATTATGGACAGTCTTCCTGACAATATAAGACCAGAGTTAGTAGCTAACTAACTCTGAtaagacttaacaacagttccattgatgactttaaaagaagtttaaaaacttatctgtttaaattagctttttgatttccatatttgtg
Above is a genomic segment from Acropora muricata isolate sample 2 chromosome 1, ASM3666990v1, whole genome shotgun sequence containing:
- the LOC136916412 gene encoding lysophosphatidic acid receptor 3-like, with the translated sequence MANHSQQQIETSSNSTRTCSYVCIAWLTVFGIEAVATVTLNALTIIVYLKERSLRKRSMYLMINLAFADMFTGASIFIHFPIWAYEFELWTINPPLSDELILRIRVLASVSPIASLLNLEAISVERTNATFRPFKHRFVKKKIFVAVAAIVWIAAGAISTGLVPQSAFTSTFSKRRRIFSIIFYSTALSSLLIIIVSYSSIALKIVYGTQPHHRSATNRGRKLTKTLFIVTVVSLLLTLPLFIVQLCFFLEIYTSIPFHLELSSYFMLFANSPVNPLLYTVRIPEFRRALLSILQCRSQRQPAPGFPLNEL